Proteins found in one Takifugu rubripes chromosome 17, fTakRub1.2, whole genome shotgun sequence genomic segment:
- the ier2b gene encoding immediate early response 2b, which produces MSATTAMDINAEARRILAVSISKLYASRTQRGGLRLHRSLLLSMVMRSARDIYHSSRENEGTSGAHQAPEEPMDTGSNPAEQTEPAPHVEPQSEPCATEPINDRLDDEVNEDKENLSPSRHSRKRRGKTSVAPDFLPSKRARLEPGEERYATPVGSCRAADSLTALSLNRVIPAF; this is translated from the coding sequence ATGAGCGCCACAACAGCGATGGACATCAACGCCGAAGCCAGACGAATCCTGGCAGTGTCGATCAGCAAGTTGTACGCCTCAAGGACCCAGCGAGGAGGGCTGAGGCTTCATCGGAGCCTTCTCCTGTCTATGGTTATGCGAAGTGCCCGGGATATCTATCACTCTTCCCGAGAAAACGAGGGGACCAGCGGCGCGCACCAAGCGCCAGAGGAGCCCATGGACACCGGCTCCAACCCAGCGGAACAAACCGAGCCTGCGCCCCATGTCGAGCCCCAGTCGGAGCCCTGTGCCACCGAGCCAATTAACGATAGGCTGGACGATGAAGTCAATGAGGACAAAGAGAATTTGAGTCCATCGAGGCACTCCAGGAAACGCCGGGGTAAGACTTCGGTGGCGCCGGACTTCCTTCCCAGCAAAAGGGCGAGGCTGGAGCCCGGGGAGGAGAGGTATGCGACCCCGGTGGGCAGCTGTCGCGCCGCGGACTCCCTAACCGCCTTGTCTTTAAATCGGGTTATACCTGCCTTCTGA